From Vibrio aerogenes, a single genomic window includes:
- the plsX gene encoding phosphate acyltransferase PlsX, which yields MQNLTVALDAMGGDVGPRVTVPAAVQALLHFPELKVILVGDRNIITSQLSQLGYSDHSRLRIVHSDQVISNSEKPSLALRHHLDSSMSLAIGLVAEGEAQACVSSGNTGALMALSRYRLKSLPGINRPALISALPTASGSKTWILDLGANVSCDAETLFQFAVMGSALAQEHLGRPARVAILNIGEEDIKGNDCVKYCADMLKQTSSLHFIGNIEGNQLFHDIADVVVCDGFVGNVCLKTCEGTAQFFLDKLKRKVFGSSIKGWIAKKFFSDLFIELETMNPDQYNGASLLGLRGIVVKSHGSADVVAFSHAIKEAVLEIKRQVPSRISERLETVLLERHY from the coding sequence TTGCAAAATTTAACCGTTGCACTTGATGCAATGGGCGGGGACGTTGGACCTCGCGTCACAGTGCCTGCCGCCGTGCAGGCATTGTTGCATTTCCCGGAGCTAAAAGTGATTTTGGTGGGTGATCGGAACATTATCACCTCTCAATTGTCTCAGTTAGGTTACTCTGATCATTCTCGTTTGAGAATTGTTCACAGTGATCAAGTTATTTCTAATTCTGAAAAACCTTCCTTGGCGCTTCGTCATCATCTTGATAGTTCGATGAGTCTTGCGATTGGATTAGTTGCGGAAGGAGAAGCTCAGGCTTGTGTCAGTTCAGGAAATACTGGTGCGTTAATGGCACTGTCCCGATACAGGCTGAAATCTCTTCCGGGCATCAACAGGCCTGCACTGATTTCTGCTTTGCCGACTGCCTCTGGCAGCAAAACATGGATATTGGATCTGGGTGCGAATGTTTCCTGTGATGCTGAAACCTTATTTCAGTTTGCCGTCATGGGAAGTGCATTAGCACAAGAACATCTGGGACGCCCGGCCAGAGTCGCGATATTAAATATCGGTGAAGAAGATATTAAAGGGAATGATTGTGTAAAGTATTGCGCGGATATGCTAAAGCAGACATCATCACTTCACTTTATTGGTAATATTGAAGGAAATCAGCTTTTTCATGATATCGCTGATGTCGTCGTTTGTGATGGCTTTGTTGGAAATGTTTGTTTAAAAACGTGTGAAGGAACCGCCCAGTTCTTTCTTGATAAATTAAAGCGTAAGGTTTTTGGTTCATCAATAAAGGGTTGGATCGCAAAAAAATTCTTTTCTGACTTATTTATTGAACTCGAAACAATGAACCCCGACCAGTATAACGGTGCAAGTTTGTTAGGATTGCGGGGCATTGTAGTAAAAAGTCATGGTAGTGCTGATGTAGTTGCCTTTTCCCATGCAATCAAAGAGGCGGTCCTTGAGATAAAGAGACAAGTACCCAGCCGGATTAGTGAACGATTAGAAACAGTTTTACTCGAGAGGCATTATTAG
- the rpmF gene encoding 50S ribosomal protein L32 has product MAVQQNRKTRSKRGMRRSHDALTTAALSVDATSGETHLRHNVTADGYYRGKKVINK; this is encoded by the coding sequence ATGGCCGTACAACAAAACCGTAAAACACGTTCAAAGCGTGGTATGCGTCGTTCACACGATGCGTTGACAACAGCAGCTTTGTCTGTTGATGCAACTTCTGGTGAAACTCACCTGCGTCACAATGTAACTGCTGACGGTTACTATCGTGGCAAAAAGGTAATCAATAAGTAA
- the yceD gene encoding 23S rRNA accumulation protein YceD gives MQKVKIPRTVDPIKAAQKRLDYNGIIQVSLFKRLAESVEGVKHDAEVSLSFGFDEQKLVVISGKANITVDLQCQRCNEKFEHSCRVEFLYTPYLGEKSENAPESYDLVDRNEYGEVDLIQLIEDEFIINLPQIAMHDEADCHVNSDNMVFGDIPEEKEDKPNPFDVLKSLKR, from the coding sequence ATGCAAAAGGTAAAAATCCCGCGAACGGTTGACCCGATAAAAGCTGCCCAAAAAAGACTGGATTACAATGGTATTATCCAGGTGAGTCTTTTTAAACGCTTGGCCGAGTCAGTCGAAGGCGTTAAACATGATGCTGAGGTATCATTGTCATTTGGGTTTGATGAACAAAAACTGGTTGTTATCTCTGGTAAAGCTAACATCACAGTTGATTTGCAGTGTCAGCGTTGTAATGAAAAGTTTGAGCATTCTTGTCGTGTAGAGTTTCTTTACACCCCTTATTTGGGAGAGAAGAGTGAGAACGCACCGGAATCGTACGATTTGGTAGATCGAAACGAGTATGGTGAGGTAGACCTGATTCAGTTGATCGAAGATGAGTTCATTATAAACTTACCCCAGATAGCAATGCATGATGAAGCTGATTGTCATGTTAATTCAGATAATATGGTTTTTGGTGATATTCCTGAAGAAAAGGAAGATAAACCGAATCCGTTCGACGTTTTAAAGAGCTTGAAGCGCTAG
- a CDS encoding Maf family protein, with product MNQYQLVLASTSIYRRQLLEKLKIPFITASPFFDETPKAHESPEDLVKRLAEGKARSCHIDTPSLIIGSDQVCVVNNKITGKPGTREHAITQLSEQSGQRVSFYTGLTLFNNESQTFHTHVDIFHVHFRTLTIQQIENYVDREQPLDCAGSFKSEGLGIALFERLEGDDPNALIGLPLIKLVRMLEQAGIPVL from the coding sequence ATGAACCAATATCAGCTGGTCCTGGCCTCAACGTCCATTTACAGACGTCAATTGTTAGAAAAATTAAAAATCCCGTTTATCACTGCGTCTCCATTTTTTGATGAAACCCCCAAAGCACATGAGTCTCCGGAAGATCTTGTCAAACGACTTGCAGAAGGAAAAGCCCGCTCTTGTCACATTGATACTCCCAGTCTGATTATCGGTTCAGATCAAGTGTGTGTCGTAAACAACAAAATCACAGGGAAACCGGGCACAAGAGAACATGCAATCACTCAACTCTCTGAACAAAGCGGTCAGCGCGTATCTTTCTACACAGGACTTACACTATTCAACAATGAATCACAAACCTTTCATACTCATGTTGATATTTTTCACGTTCATTTTCGAACACTGACAATACAACAAATTGAAAATTATGTTGACAGAGAGCAGCCTCTGGACTGCGCAGGAAGTTTTAAAAGTGAAGGACTGGGTATTGCATTATTCGAGCGTCTTGAAGGCGATGATCCTAATGCACTTATCGGCCTGCCTCTGATTAAATTAGTCCGTATGCTGGAACAGGCAGGCATTCCCGTACTTTAA
- the rluC gene encoding 23S rRNA pseudouridine(955/2504/2580) synthase RluC, whose protein sequence is MSEMKTQVRFVDIDDDMSGQRIDNFLRNQLKSVPKSVVYRILRKGEVRVNKKRIKPEYKLSAGDVVRIPPVTVEQQESGVAPVSAKLDKVAELEHCILHEDDHLLVLNKPSGTAVHGGSGLKFGVIEALRVLRPQARFLELVHRIDRDTSGILLVAKKRSALRYLQAQFRDKTVQKYYYALVMGNWKPGCKSVTAPLLKNEQNSIVRVNAQGKASETRFKIIETFKQATLIQASPVTGRTHQIRVHTQYMGHPIAWDDRYGDPRFDAYTRRFGLNRLFLHAAHIRFVHPREEQTMSIQAPMSPELERVLSGLRADKL, encoded by the coding sequence ATGAGTGAAATGAAAACACAAGTCCGGTTTGTTGATATCGATGACGATATGTCTGGACAGCGTATCGATAACTTCCTGCGTAATCAGCTGAAAAGCGTCCCTAAGAGCGTCGTATACCGGATACTCAGAAAGGGTGAAGTCCGGGTCAACAAAAAGCGAATTAAGCCTGAGTATAAGTTGTCAGCTGGTGATGTAGTCCGTATTCCGCCTGTGACGGTTGAACAGCAGGAGTCCGGTGTTGCGCCTGTCAGTGCAAAGCTTGATAAAGTTGCGGAGCTGGAACATTGTATTTTACATGAAGACGATCATTTACTGGTTCTGAATAAGCCTTCAGGTACTGCCGTACATGGTGGGAGCGGGTTAAAGTTTGGTGTCATTGAAGCATTAAGAGTGCTCAGGCCACAGGCGCGTTTTCTTGAGCTGGTTCACCGGATTGACCGGGATACCTCCGGGATTTTGCTGGTCGCCAAAAAACGTTCGGCACTGCGTTATTTGCAGGCTCAGTTCAGAGATAAAACAGTTCAAAAGTATTACTATGCTCTGGTCATGGGGAATTGGAAACCTGGATGTAAATCTGTGACTGCACCTCTGTTGAAGAATGAACAAAACAGTATTGTCAGAGTGAATGCGCAGGGAAAAGCTTCGGAAACCCGCTTTAAAATTATTGAGACTTTTAAGCAGGCAACACTCATTCAGGCGAGTCCGGTTACCGGAAGAACACATCAGATCAGGGTGCATACCCAATATATGGGTCACCCCATAGCCTGGGATGACCGATATGGCGATCCCAGATTTGACGCTTATACAAGACGATTTGGTCTCAACCGGTTATTTTTGCATGCGGCGCATATCCGGTTTGTTCACCCACGGGAGGAGCAAACTATGAGCATTCAGGCTCCGATGTCCCCGGAGCTTGAGAGAGTTTTGTCCGGGCTGCGTGCTGATAAACTGTAA
- the rne gene encoding ribonuclease E, which yields MKRMLINATQKEELRVALVDGQRLFDLDIESPGYESKKANIYKGRITRVEPSLEAAFVDYGAERHGFLPLKEVSKEYFPEGYTYQGRPSIKEVLSEGQEVIIQIEKEERGSKGAALTTFISLAGSYLVLMPNNPRAGGISRRIEGDERTQLKEALSSLDLPQGMGLIVRTAGVGKSAEELDWDLNVLLNHWNAIKQAANSNPAPFLIHQESNVIVRAIRDYLRRDIGEILIDSNTIYERALSHIRLVRPDFINRVKRYEGEVPLFSHYQIESQIESAFQREVRLPSGGSIVIDPTEALTSIDINSARSTKGGDIEETALNTNLEAADEIARQLRLRDLGGLVVIDFIDMTPVRHQREVENRLRDAVRMDRARVQIGRISRFGLLEMSRQRLSPSLAEASHHICPRCSGTGVVRDNESLALSVLRLIEEEALKDNTSQVLAVVPVSIASYLLNEKRRSVNHIERIQDVKITVVPNSDMETPHFEVIRIREGEEQDILSYLVPKRLDDIRETENKEITEVEVKPKRIEEPVLKGFAASPASASSATPVAPQPSQPEQQPGFISRALKAIGRFFSGSSDVPETKEENDKKPEQKRQTEQPEGHNKPRRNRDRNNQRKKTRQPQTNANNKSETDGKKQSQPQPVTEKKQKPRRAKDDKQNKRNASPQLAEEGQKIAQEAQAEKPEQKNKSSVAKERRKQRKLTKKVRLQTQEDLPSETNEVQSLPEQAVPAVNQAEADVTPAVETPATPVKPEADKDKEEGVKQRRNRRSPRHLRANGQRRRRGRERRPNPFRLRKGGVASPEMAMGKVMPRYGLQTNSRPSAVEEHSSEKAKAYSAVRSGVAFPEMAMGKIVIRNSYAETEQPAAEKPVLQATALSPASVTESESLVKEVPLETVADVTLPEKTVSSTSSAQVKAEEKLSEEVTKPVEQEKLLVKAVKGHAYSPMTKAPGNGEMSPISLEAAPFRQSRYQPKGGGSHAATNQAGSDMTKPFLSDASLS from the coding sequence ATGAAAAGAATGTTAATTAACGCAACTCAGAAAGAAGAGTTGCGTGTTGCGCTGGTCGATGGCCAGCGACTTTTCGATTTGGACATCGAAAGCCCTGGATATGAGTCAAAAAAAGCAAACATCTATAAAGGCCGGATTACAAGAGTTGAACCGAGTCTTGAAGCTGCTTTTGTTGACTATGGTGCAGAAAGACACGGATTTCTTCCTCTTAAAGAAGTTTCAAAAGAATATTTCCCTGAAGGTTATACCTATCAGGGTCGTCCAAGTATTAAAGAAGTCCTGAGTGAAGGACAAGAAGTCATCATTCAGATAGAGAAAGAAGAACGGGGCAGCAAAGGAGCCGCTCTGACGACTTTTATTTCTCTTGCCGGTAGCTATCTTGTTTTGATGCCAAATAATCCACGGGCGGGAGGAATTTCACGCAGGATTGAAGGCGATGAACGCACGCAGCTAAAAGAAGCACTCAGCTCTCTCGATTTACCTCAGGGTATGGGATTAATTGTCAGGACAGCCGGTGTTGGAAAAAGTGCTGAAGAACTCGACTGGGACCTGAATGTCCTGCTCAATCACTGGAATGCAATTAAGCAGGCAGCAAATTCTAATCCTGCACCATTTCTTATCCATCAGGAAAGTAACGTCATTGTCAGAGCCATCCGCGACTACCTGCGGCGTGATATTGGTGAAATTCTGATTGATAGTAATACCATCTATGAGCGGGCTTTAAGCCATATACGTCTTGTCCGTCCTGATTTTATCAACAGAGTTAAGCGGTATGAAGGTGAAGTACCGCTGTTCAGTCATTATCAAATCGAAAGCCAGATTGAATCTGCTTTTCAGCGTGAAGTCCGGTTACCTTCCGGTGGTTCCATCGTGATTGATCCCACCGAAGCACTGACTTCAATCGATATCAACTCAGCCCGTTCAACCAAAGGCGGAGATATCGAAGAAACAGCACTCAATACAAACCTGGAAGCTGCGGATGAAATTGCAAGACAGCTCCGCCTGCGTGATTTAGGTGGATTAGTCGTTATCGATTTTATTGATATGACGCCTGTTCGCCATCAGCGAGAAGTAGAAAACAGATTACGCGATGCCGTCCGTATGGACAGAGCCAGAGTTCAGATTGGCCGGATTTCCAGGTTTGGGCTGCTGGAAATGTCACGTCAGCGTTTAAGTCCATCACTCGCTGAGGCCAGCCACCATATCTGTCCCCGCTGTTCAGGAACCGGAGTAGTCAGGGATAATGAGTCACTGGCTCTTTCTGTTTTGCGTCTCATTGAAGAGGAAGCGCTGAAAGATAACACATCACAGGTGCTGGCTGTTGTTCCTGTTTCTATCGCGTCTTATCTTCTGAACGAAAAACGACGCTCAGTCAATCATATTGAACGCATTCAGGATGTAAAAATCACTGTTGTACCAAACTCTGATATGGAAACGCCTCATTTTGAAGTGATTCGGATCAGAGAAGGCGAAGAGCAGGATATCTTGTCTTATCTTGTTCCCAAGCGACTGGATGACATCCGGGAAACCGAAAACAAAGAAATTACAGAAGTTGAAGTAAAACCTAAACGTATTGAAGAACCGGTATTGAAAGGTTTTGCAGCATCACCAGCGTCTGCCTCGAGCGCTACTCCTGTCGCACCACAGCCGTCTCAGCCAGAACAACAACCTGGATTTATCAGCCGGGCTCTGAAAGCAATTGGCCGCTTCTTCTCAGGCTCATCTGATGTTCCTGAAACAAAAGAAGAGAATGATAAAAAGCCAGAGCAAAAACGACAGACTGAACAACCAGAAGGTCATAATAAACCCCGGAGAAACCGGGACAGAAATAACCAGCGTAAAAAAACACGTCAACCTCAGACTAATGCCAATAATAAGTCTGAGACTGATGGCAAAAAACAGTCCCAGCCGCAACCTGTAACTGAGAAAAAGCAAAAACCTCGTCGCGCAAAAGATGATAAGCAGAACAAACGTAATGCTTCTCCTCAGCTTGCCGAAGAAGGCCAAAAGATTGCACAGGAAGCCCAGGCAGAAAAGCCCGAACAGAAGAACAAATCTTCTGTTGCGAAAGAACGAAGAAAGCAAAGAAAGCTGACGAAGAAAGTTCGTCTTCAAACTCAGGAAGACTTGCCATCTGAAACAAATGAAGTGCAATCATTACCTGAACAAGCTGTCCCTGCAGTAAATCAGGCGGAGGCTGATGTTACACCAGCCGTTGAGACGCCAGCGACTCCGGTGAAGCCTGAAGCAGATAAAGATAAAGAAGAGGGTGTAAAACAGCGCCGGAATCGCCGGTCTCCACGACACTTACGTGCAAATGGACAAAGACGTCGACGAGGTCGTGAACGCAGACCAAATCCATTCCGGTTAAGAAAAGGTGGGGTTGCATCCCCGGAAATGGCAATGGGTAAAGTGATGCCAAGATATGGTTTGCAAACCAATTCCCGGCCTTCCGCTGTAGAGGAGCATTCATCCGAAAAAGCTAAAGCATATTCTGCAGTCAGGAGTGGTGTTGCCTTCCCTGAAATGGCAATGGGTAAAATTGTTATCCGAAACAGCTATGCTGAAACAGAACAACCTGCTGCTGAAAAACCTGTCTTGCAGGCCACAGCACTTTCACCAGCTTCTGTCACCGAATCAGAGAGTTTAGTGAAGGAAGTGCCGCTTGAGACTGTTGCCGATGTGACATTGCCTGAAAAAACAGTCAGTTCAACATCATCTGCTCAGGTGAAAGCAGAGGAAAAACTTTCTGAAGAAGTGACCAAACCGGTTGAACAGGAAAAGCTTTTAGTCAAAGCAGTCAAAGGCCATGCCTATTCACCAATGACGAAAGCCCCGGGTAATGGTGAGATGAGCCCAATATCGCTAGAAGCAGCACCGTTCAGGCAGTCTCGCTATCAGCCAAAAGGTGGGGGCAGCCATGCTGCAACAAACCAGGCAGGCTCAGATATGACGAAACCTTTTCTGAGTGATGCATCTTTGTCATAG
- a CDS encoding SulP family inorganic anion transporter: MLEFPNSSKFSVKNDVLSGLTVALALVPEAVAFAFVAGVDPMVGLYAAFIVGLITSVFGGRPGMISGATGAMAVVMVSLVSAHGVEYLFATIFFAGILQITAGLLRLGKFIRMVPSPVMIGFVNGLAIVIFLAQLGQFKMPQIDGTLNWLPGDQMLLMLGLVALTMAIIFFLPKLTTAVPSSLAAIVIVTLLVQGLDLETRTVVDFLHTMSNDASATLAGTLPTFSIPQVPVNLETLKIILPYAAILAAIGLIESLLTLTVLDEMTNTRGQSNRECVGQGLANITCSVFGAMGGCAMIGQSMININSGGRGRLSGITAATMLLVFILFASSLIEMIPLAALVGVMFMVVIGTFEWATFKLARRVPKKDFFVIILVTVVTVFTDLAIAVAIGVIASALMFAWDHAKHIYATSKTNEDGSKEYMVHGPIFFGSAANFLELFDAYNDPEHVIVDFAQSRVTDHSAIEAIETLADRYNNVGKTLHLKHLSQDCRKLLHKAGSLVEINVKEDPTYKVATDVLAG; the protein is encoded by the coding sequence ATGCTTGAATTCCCGAATTCTTCAAAATTTTCAGTAAAAAATGACGTATTGTCCGGCCTGACAGTTGCCCTGGCACTGGTCCCAGAAGCTGTCGCTTTTGCATTTGTTGCCGGGGTTGATCCCATGGTTGGGCTGTATGCCGCGTTTATCGTCGGATTAATCACTTCTGTTTTTGGTGGCCGGCCAGGCATGATTTCTGGTGCAACTGGCGCTATGGCTGTGGTTATGGTCAGCCTTGTCTCTGCTCATGGCGTAGAATATCTGTTTGCCACCATATTCTTTGCAGGCATCCTGCAAATCACTGCGGGATTGCTCCGTTTGGGGAAATTTATCCGGATGGTCCCCTCCCCGGTTATGATTGGTTTTGTTAATGGGTTGGCAATTGTCATTTTTCTTGCTCAGTTAGGTCAGTTTAAAATGCCTCAGATCGATGGCACCCTGAACTGGCTTCCGGGTGATCAAATGCTGCTCATGCTGGGTTTAGTTGCCTTGACAATGGCTATCATTTTCTTTCTCCCTAAACTAACAACAGCGGTGCCTTCATCGTTAGCTGCCATTGTTATCGTTACTTTGCTGGTGCAGGGGCTGGATTTAGAAACAAGAACTGTGGTCGATTTTCTGCACACAATGTCAAATGATGCTTCAGCAACCTTAGCTGGCACATTACCTACATTTTCGATTCCTCAGGTCCCTGTCAATCTGGAAACACTCAAGATTATCCTGCCATACGCTGCAATTCTGGCCGCAATCGGACTGATTGAATCGCTGTTGACCCTGACGGTTTTGGATGAAATGACCAATACCCGTGGACAATCAAATCGTGAATGTGTCGGACAGGGACTAGCTAATATTACCTGTTCCGTATTTGGTGCAATGGGTGGCTGTGCCATGATTGGACAATCAATGATTAACATTAATTCGGGTGGCCGGGGCCGCTTGTCCGGTATTACCGCAGCCACTATGTTACTTGTATTTATCCTTTTTGCTTCTTCCCTGATTGAAATGATCCCATTAGCAGCTCTGGTTGGTGTGATGTTTATGGTCGTTATCGGAACATTCGAATGGGCAACCTTTAAACTTGCCCGCAGAGTGCCAAAGAAAGACTTCTTTGTGATTATTCTCGTCACTGTAGTCACTGTCTTCACAGATCTCGCTATTGCAGTCGCCATCGGTGTCATCGCATCCGCACTTATGTTTGCATGGGACCATGCCAAACATATTTACGCAACGAGCAAGACAAACGAGGATGGCTCTAAAGAGTATATGGTACACGGCCCAATATTCTTTGGTTCTGCTGCAAATTTCCTTGAGTTGTTTGACGCTTATAACGATCCTGAACATGTCATCGTCGATTTTGCTCAATCAAGGGTCACGGATCATTCTGCGATTGAAGCAATTGAAACTCTGGCAGACAGATACAACAATGTTGGTAAAACTCTACACCTCAAACACCTGAGTCAGGATTGCCGGAAATTGCTCCATAAAGCAGGCAGCCTGGTAGAAATTAACGTCAAAGAAGATCCAACATATAAAGTTGCAACTGATGTCCTTGCCGGATAA